Proteins from a single region of Bradyrhizobium diazoefficiens:
- a CDS encoding serine hydrolase domain-containing protein, whose protein sequence is MKRREFLVGAAMLTGTMARGRAAADIPAPAPDKLQRITAYFENEVTTGRLPGVVILIQQHGKPVYFKMLGVRDVRTRLSMTPDTIFAIHSMTKPITSLAAMMLIDEGKLALTDPVSKYIPLFAGTKVGLEVTKPDGSLALDLVPPIHPVTIRDLMRHTSGISYDYIGGKWVELAYKAANIFEGHFDNREFADRIAKLPLARQPGTLWRYGHSTDVLGSVIEIITGQTLYEVLKQRILDPLGMTSTKFVLTTSDEIERMARPLPSDQVLLDAERERLAHPEWQSGGGGLLSTITDYQRFAQMLLNGGEFDGKRYLSPAVFKEMTTDQIGPGSGVARDYFYFPGDGFGYGYGLAVRTDPGNAKPPAPGSLGELKWDSGSGTYFGVDPKLDMVYVLMQQTQNERGRITPTFKELVYDTFPPELRRP, encoded by the coding sequence ATGAAGCGTCGTGAATTTCTGGTCGGAGCGGCGATGCTGACCGGCACCATGGCGCGAGGCCGTGCTGCCGCCGACATCCCTGCGCCAGCGCCTGACAAGCTGCAGCGCATCACAGCGTACTTCGAGAACGAGGTTACGACCGGCAGATTGCCGGGAGTCGTGATCCTGATCCAGCAGCACGGCAAGCCGGTCTATTTCAAGATGCTCGGCGTGCGCGATGTCAGGACCCGCCTCTCGATGACGCCGGACACGATCTTCGCCATCCATTCCATGACCAAGCCGATCACCAGCCTGGCTGCGATGATGCTGATCGACGAGGGCAAGCTCGCGCTCACCGATCCCGTGTCGAAATACATTCCCCTCTTCGCCGGCACCAAGGTGGGGCTCGAGGTCACCAAGCCTGACGGCTCGCTCGCGCTCGACCTGGTGCCCCCGATCCACCCGGTGACGATCCGGGATCTGATGCGGCATACCTCGGGCATCAGCTACGACTACATCGGCGGCAAATGGGTCGAGCTCGCCTACAAGGCGGCCAATATCTTCGAGGGTCATTTCGACAACAGGGAATTCGCCGATCGCATCGCCAAGCTGCCGCTGGCGCGCCAGCCGGGGACGCTGTGGCGCTACGGTCATTCCACCGACGTGCTCGGCAGCGTCATCGAGATCATCACGGGGCAGACGCTGTACGAGGTCCTCAAGCAGCGCATTCTCGATCCGCTCGGCATGACCAGCACCAAATTCGTGCTGACGACGTCAGATGAAATCGAACGGATGGCACGGCCGCTACCGAGCGACCAGGTCCTGCTTGACGCCGAGCGCGAGCGTCTCGCTCATCCGGAATGGCAATCCGGCGGCGGCGGCCTACTCTCGACGATCACCGACTATCAGCGCTTCGCGCAAATGCTCCTCAACGGCGGTGAGTTCGACGGCAAGCGCTATCTCAGTCCGGCCGTCTTCAAGGAGATGACGACCGATCAGATTGGGCCGGGCTCGGGCGTCGCGCGCGATTATTTCTATTTCCCGGGCGACGGCTTCGGCTATGGCTACGGCCTTGCAGTGCGCACCGACCCCGGCAATGCGAAGCCGCCGGCGCCGGGTTCGCTCGGCGAGCTGAAATGGGACTCTGGCAGCGGCACCTATTTCGGCGTCGATCCGAAGCTCGACATGGTCTACGTCCTGATGCAGCAGACCCAAAACGAGCGCGGCCGCATCACGCCGACCTTCAAGGAACTGGTCTATGACACCTTTCCGCCGGAGTTACGCCGCCCGTGA
- a CDS encoding EAL domain-containing protein, with the protein MTAAKNTPGKPATEMFDDIPVLQRKWRAALKPGDRLPRYEDVMLGSLGRLADHIALLKDDGALELSRSGRYVQKWLGEERWDIPVAELPPDCATALSEAVASALKNGRPHQASAHCVRDGMVRTYDLLALPTASRWGATLVGAYVNERGAQYNLLDAIFSATDDAVVSLATLRDASGQPFDFQVVHHNKSAELLLKAAGGGLLWRQIGEGTTLLSAPEVMDVLLRTVSGGRGAQLEIENDDRYLRMTATAFADVVSLTISDVTAMKRRDASFRLLFDNNPMPMWVFDAETKQFLGVNDAAIQHYGYSRAAFLRMKLHEIWPEDEWDSHAEALERLGDAYHSSRNWRHLRADGSEIEVLTFGRRVAFDDRDGYLVAVVDITERRKAEARIAHMAHHDGLTDLPNREYFQERLTQALGQAGGKRVGVLYIDLDLFKNINDSFGHPSGDRLLKEVAERLTAAVRGANLAARLGGDEFAVILAADVSPNEASACATLLIEMLKAPYDIDGQEMVIGASIGIALSPGDGVTSEELMRNADMALYRAKSDGGGMHHFFEREMDLQAQKRRDMEVDLRRAFAHGEFELHYQPLVSIASDRISGFESLLRWRHPDKGMISPAEFIPVAEDIGLITQLGEWVLREACTEAVKWPADVKVAVNLSPAQFRSRNLVQVVISALGQSGLSPKRLELEITESIFLAETDANLATLHQLRELGVSISMDDFGTGYSSLSYLRSFPFDKIKIDRSFVKDLAQRPDCVAIVRAISGLGRSLNITTTAEGVETEDQLDWLRAEGCNEVQGFLFSAARPAAEIAKLLADFGQRASRAA; encoded by the coding sequence ATGACTGCCGCGAAGAACACGCCGGGCAAACCGGCCACCGAAATGTTTGACGACATCCCCGTGCTTCAGCGCAAATGGCGCGCCGCGTTGAAGCCGGGTGACCGGCTGCCGCGCTATGAGGACGTGATGCTCGGCAGCCTCGGACGGCTCGCCGACCACATCGCGCTGCTCAAGGACGACGGCGCGCTCGAACTGTCGCGCAGCGGACGCTACGTGCAGAAATGGCTCGGCGAGGAACGCTGGGACATTCCGGTCGCTGAGCTGCCGCCCGATTGCGCCACCGCATTGTCGGAAGCGGTGGCGAGTGCGCTCAAGAACGGACGGCCGCACCAGGCGAGCGCCCATTGCGTGCGCGACGGCATGGTCAGGACCTATGATTTGCTCGCGCTGCCGACCGCCTCACGCTGGGGCGCGACGCTGGTCGGTGCCTATGTCAACGAGCGCGGTGCGCAGTACAATCTCCTGGATGCGATCTTCTCCGCGACTGATGACGCGGTGGTCTCGCTGGCGACGCTGCGCGACGCAAGTGGTCAGCCATTCGATTTCCAAGTCGTGCATCACAACAAAAGCGCCGAGTTGCTTCTGAAGGCCGCGGGCGGCGGCCTTTTGTGGCGGCAGATCGGCGAGGGCACCACGCTCTTGTCGGCGCCCGAGGTCATGGACGTCCTGCTGAGGACGGTTTCGGGGGGCCGCGGCGCGCAGCTCGAAATCGAGAACGATGATCGTTACCTGCGCATGACAGCCACGGCCTTTGCGGACGTGGTATCGCTGACCATCTCGGATGTCACCGCGATGAAGCGGCGCGATGCCTCGTTCCGCCTGCTGTTCGACAACAACCCGATGCCGATGTGGGTGTTCGACGCCGAGACCAAACAGTTCCTTGGCGTCAACGACGCAGCGATCCAGCATTACGGCTATAGCCGCGCGGCCTTCCTGCGCATGAAGCTGCACGAGATCTGGCCCGAGGACGAATGGGATAGCCACGCGGAGGCGCTCGAGCGCCTCGGCGACGCCTATCATTCCTCGCGGAACTGGCGGCATCTGCGCGCCGACGGCAGCGAGATCGAGGTGCTGACCTTCGGTCGCCGCGTCGCCTTTGACGATCGCGACGGCTATCTGGTCGCGGTGGTCGACATCACCGAGCGGCGCAAGGCCGAGGCGCGGATCGCGCACATGGCCCATCATGACGGACTGACGGACCTGCCGAACCGCGAATATTTCCAGGAGCGCTTGACGCAGGCGCTCGGCCAAGCCGGCGGCAAGCGTGTCGGCGTGCTCTATATCGACCTCGACCTGTTCAAGAACATCAACGACTCCTTCGGGCATCCCTCGGGTGACCGCCTGCTCAAAGAGGTGGCTGAACGCCTGACTGCCGCCGTGCGCGGCGCCAATCTCGCAGCAAGGCTCGGTGGCGACGAGTTCGCCGTGATCCTGGCGGCCGATGTCTCGCCGAACGAGGCCAGCGCCTGCGCGACCCTGCTGATCGAAATGTTGAAAGCGCCCTACGATATCGACGGCCAGGAGATGGTGATCGGCGCCAGCATCGGCATCGCGCTGTCGCCGGGCGACGGCGTGACATCGGAAGAGTTGATGCGCAACGCCGACATGGCGCTGTACCGGGCGAAGTCGGACGGTGGCGGCATGCATCATTTCTTCGAGCGCGAGATGGACCTGCAGGCACAGAAGCGTCGCGACATGGAAGTCGATCTGCGCCGTGCATTTGCCCATGGCGAGTTCGAGCTGCACTACCAGCCCCTGGTGTCGATCGCCTCCGACCGCATCTCCGGCTTCGAGTCGTTGTTGCGCTGGCGTCACCCCGACAAGGGCATGATCTCCCCGGCGGAATTCATTCCGGTCGCCGAAGACATTGGCCTGATCACCCAGCTCGGCGAGTGGGTGCTGCGCGAAGCCTGCACTGAGGCGGTGAAGTGGCCCGCTGACGTCAAGGTCGCGGTCAATCTGTCACCGGCGCAATTCCGCAGCCGCAATCTGGTACAGGTCGTGATCTCGGCGCTGGGGCAATCCGGCCTGTCGCCGAAGCGGCTCGAATTGGAAATCACCGAGTCGATCTTTCTCGCCGAGACCGATGCCAACCTCGCGACGCTGCATCAGCTGCGCGAGCTCGGGGTCAGCATCTCCATGGATGATTTCGGCACCGGCTATTCCAGCCTCAGCTATCTCCGCAGCTTCCCGTTCGACAAGATCAAGATCGATCGCTCCTTCGTCAAGGATCTGGCGCAGCGGCCCGATTGTGTTGCGATCGTGCGGGCGATCTCCGGACTTGGCCGCAGCCTCAACATCACCACGACCGCGGAGGGCGTGGAGACCGAGGACCAGCTCGACTGGCTGCGCGCCGAAGGCTGCAACGAGGTGCAAGGCTTCCTGTTCAGCGCGGCGCGGCCTGCCGCCGAGATCGCAAAGCTGCTGGCCGATTTCGGCCAGCGCGCCTCACGGGCGGCGTAA
- a CDS encoding patatin-like phospholipase family protein, whose amino-acid sequence MLDILKGRGVNGANGEKVGLGSIRRPIVGLALGGGAARGFAHIGIMRTLLANGIVPDVVVGTSIGAAVGGAYAADRLDALEGWARSLQGVRNILGYLDIRLNGSGLIGGEKLASRLEESIGQILIEDLPVKYASVATEVRTGHEIWLTRGRLVEAMRASYALPGIFSPVMIGDRWLVDGALVNPVPVSAARALGAEIVIAVNLSTDIFTHSTTIHAHGTMPSPVAPVTEEIPVKRRFPRLFSPERTVKREFFGTAGRPGISSVMVDAFNIMQDRITRARLAGDPPDLLITPRVGQYGWFDFHRAEELIAHGTRAAERALESIQETIDVLAPAPEGAAPKAVE is encoded by the coding sequence GTGCTGGATATCTTGAAAGGTCGGGGCGTGAACGGCGCAAATGGCGAGAAGGTCGGCCTCGGCAGTATCCGGCGCCCTATCGTCGGCCTCGCCCTCGGAGGCGGCGCTGCGCGCGGCTTTGCGCATATCGGTATTATGAGGACGCTGCTGGCCAACGGCATCGTGCCCGATGTCGTGGTCGGCACCTCCATCGGCGCGGCGGTTGGCGGCGCCTATGCGGCCGATCGGCTCGATGCGCTGGAAGGCTGGGCACGCAGCCTGCAGGGGGTGCGCAACATCCTCGGCTATCTCGACATCCGCCTCAACGGCTCGGGCCTGATCGGCGGGGAGAAGCTCGCAAGCCGGCTCGAGGAATCGATCGGTCAAATCCTGATCGAGGATCTCCCGGTGAAATACGCCTCGGTCGCGACCGAGGTGCGCACCGGCCACGAAATCTGGCTGACGCGCGGCCGCCTGGTTGAGGCGATGCGCGCCTCCTATGCGCTGCCCGGCATCTTCTCACCCGTGATGATCGGCGACCGCTGGCTGGTCGACGGCGCGCTGGTAAACCCGGTGCCGGTTTCGGCTGCGCGCGCGCTCGGGGCCGAAATCGTCATAGCGGTCAACCTGTCTACTGACATCTTCACCCATTCGACGACGATCCATGCGCACGGCACGATGCCCTCGCCGGTCGCACCCGTGACCGAGGAGATCCCGGTCAAGCGGCGCTTTCCGCGCTTGTTCTCGCCGGAGAGAACCGTCAAGCGCGAGTTCTTCGGCACCGCCGGTCGTCCCGGCATCTCCTCGGTGATGGTCGATGCCTTCAACATCATGCAGGACCGCATCACCCGCGCGCGGCTGGCCGGCGATCCGCCGGACCTCCTGATCACGCCACGGGTCGGCCAGTACGGCTGGTTCGACTTCCATCGCGCCGAGGAGCTGATCGCGCACGGCACCCGCGCCGCCGAACGCGCGCTGGAGTCGATCCAGGAGACGATCGACGTGCTGGCGCCGGCGCCCGAAGGCGCCGCGCCGAAAGCGGTCGAATAA
- a CDS encoding CBS domain-containing protein — protein MTVRSILNTKGHQIMSVAPDAKLAAAIKLLGEKKIGAVLVMDQSRLEGILSERDIVRVLGERGAGVLEEPVSQVMTRKVVTCKETDTVAELMEMMTTGKFRHLPVLENNKVVGLISIGDIVKRRVQEYESEQEALRDYIKTA, from the coding sequence ATGACGGTACGTTCCATTCTCAACACCAAGGGCCACCAGATCATGAGCGTCGCGCCCGACGCCAAGCTCGCCGCCGCGATCAAGCTGCTCGGCGAGAAGAAGATCGGCGCGGTGCTGGTGATGGACCAAAGCCGGCTCGAGGGCATCCTGTCGGAGCGCGACATCGTTCGCGTGCTCGGTGAGCGCGGAGCGGGCGTGCTGGAGGAGCCGGTGTCTCAAGTCATGACCCGCAAGGTAGTCACTTGCAAGGAGACCGACACGGTGGCCGAACTCATGGAGATGATGACCACCGGTAAGTTTCGCCACCTCCCGGTGCTGGAGAACAACAAGGTGGTCGGGCTGATCTCGATCGGCGATATCGTCAAGCGCCGCGTCCAGGAATACGAGTCCGAGCAGGAAGCCCTGCGCGACTACATCAAGACCGCCTGA
- a CDS encoding rhomboid family intramembrane serine protease → MDSPPQPPSDQPVVVEEAPREPILTLPLPLTAYVVLLALIHLRVLLPPELENWTIDVFGFIPKRYDSSLVNLQFEGGAGAKVWTFVTYSLLHANLAHLAFNVLWLLPFGSALARRFGALRLFMFLAVTAAAGALAHLVTHEHAVMPMIGASASVSGAMAAAIRFAFVRGSFLSFSRSDADTAAKVPALPLLQALRDRRIVGFLGVWFALNIIFGVGAIGVDSDSAGVAWEAHIGGFFAGLLLFALFDPVPRVRSDDAAGASSQDISSGI, encoded by the coding sequence TTGGATTCCCCGCCACAACCACCGTCGGACCAGCCGGTCGTCGTCGAAGAGGCGCCGCGCGAGCCGATCCTGACGCTGCCGCTGCCGCTCACCGCCTATGTTGTCCTGCTGGCGCTGATTCATCTACGGGTGTTGCTGCCGCCGGAGCTGGAGAACTGGACCATCGACGTCTTCGGCTTCATCCCGAAGCGTTACGATTCCTCGCTGGTCAATCTGCAGTTCGAGGGCGGTGCCGGTGCCAAGGTCTGGACCTTCGTCACCTATTCGCTGCTGCACGCCAATCTCGCCCATCTCGCCTTCAACGTGCTGTGGCTGCTGCCATTCGGCAGCGCGCTGGCACGGCGCTTCGGCGCTCTGCGCTTATTCATGTTCCTGGCGGTGACGGCCGCCGCCGGCGCGCTCGCGCACCTCGTCACCCACGAGCATGCGGTGATGCCGATGATTGGCGCCTCGGCCTCGGTGTCCGGTGCCATGGCGGCGGCGATCCGCTTCGCTTTCGTGCGCGGCAGCTTCCTCTCCTTCAGCCGTTCGGACGCTGATACCGCCGCAAAAGTTCCGGCGTTGCCGCTGTTACAGGCACTGCGAGACCGGCGGATCGTCGGCTTCCTTGGCGTGTGGTTCGCCCTCAACATCATCTTCGGCGTCGGCGCGATCGGCGTCGACTCCGACAGCGCGGGCGTTGCCTGGGAGGCGCATATCGGCGGCTTCTTCGCAGGGCTGTTGCTGTTCGCGCTGTTCGATCCCGTGCCGCGCGTGCGAAGCGATGATGCTGCGGGTGCGTCATCACAGGACATTTCAAGCGGTATTTGA
- a CDS encoding PAS domain-containing protein: MKHPSSRAFFAYWDKKRGSARAPDRADIDPAAVRELLGDIFVLSCEPKLGFPFRVAGTRVCALAGLDLKERGFAALFTEASRGEIEEIATVVADETLGAIAGVTALREDGSKAHLELLLLPFNARPHTPVSVTGVLAPFEDECGSLGPFTVTSWRYLHQPEKLLPRAIRKLQIARGLMVYEGLR; encoded by the coding sequence ATGAAACATCCATCGAGTCGCGCATTCTTCGCGTATTGGGACAAGAAGCGCGGCAGCGCGCGGGCCCCTGACCGGGCCGATATCGACCCGGCCGCCGTGCGCGAGCTGCTGGGCGACATCTTCGTCCTGTCCTGCGAGCCGAAACTCGGCTTTCCGTTCCGCGTCGCCGGCACCCGCGTCTGCGCGCTCGCAGGCCTCGATCTCAAGGAGCGGGGCTTCGCCGCGCTGTTCACTGAGGCAAGCCGCGGCGAGATCGAGGAAATCGCGACCGTCGTCGCCGACGAGACGCTCGGCGCCATCGCCGGCGTCACGGCGCTGCGCGAGGACGGCAGCAAGGCGCATCTCGAGCTGCTGCTGCTGCCTTTCAACGCCCGTCCGCATACGCCGGTGAGCGTAACCGGGGTGCTCGCGCCGTTCGAGGACGAATGCGGCTCGCTCGGTCCGTTCACCGTCACCTCCTGGCGCTATCTGCACCAGCCGGAGAAGCTACTGCCGCGCGCGATCCGCAAACTGCAGATCGCACGCGGGCTGATGGTGTATGAGGGGCTGAGGTAG